One segment of Thermococcus sp. DNA contains the following:
- a CDS encoding universal stress protein, giving the protein MKILVLVDGSKWSQKAALHAFSVAKRKNAKVILFSVLDRKEVRAIAFHLSIRSESIDDIQRFEETAWKDTKRSIKEVITTLLELGHREGVNCSFKIIEGSAKDKILEEANSGRYSLVVMGAYGKSGKTRIGSLLEDVVGNIEPPVMIVK; this is encoded by the coding sequence GTGAAGATACTGGTCCTCGTCGATGGCTCAAAATGGAGTCAAAAAGCGGCCCTTCACGCTTTTTCAGTGGCCAAAAGGAAGAACGCCAAAGTGATTCTGTTCTCGGTTCTGGATAGAAAAGAGGTTCGTGCAATAGCGTTTCATCTAAGCATAAGAAGTGAAAGCATCGATGACATCCAGCGCTTTGAGGAAACGGCATGGAAAGACACCAAGCGGAGTATAAAAGAGGTTATAACAACCCTCCTAGAACTGGGACACAGGGAGGGGGTGAACTGCTCCTTCAAGATAATCGAGGGGTCAGCCAAGGATAAGATACTCGAAGAGGCGAACAGCGGGAGGTACTCACTGGTCGTGATGGGGGCATACGGAAAGAGCGGGAAGACTAGGATAGGTTCCCTGCTTGAGGACGTTGTTGGGAATATTGAGCCCCCGGTCATGATAGTGAAGTGA
- a CDS encoding sodium:proton antiporter → MTPIETLTRILVAVVGIGIASMLIGRKFKVSYVPLFIVFGIIFGPVALVIPRETAHELFDYVRVFGLVMILFTEGHNLSIKLLKRNFSTIITLDTLGLVLTALLSAWFFSWIFHAPFLVGLLFGAIISATDPATLIPLFRQHRVRQDIETTIVTESIFNDPLGIVLTAVAISMIVPEASGGLFAALSSQVGVYGGAVVYFFYEVLISVLVGIAIGLFGYWFIKRAEIFEFPEIELFSLLLAFTSFFLGEQLQASGYLAATVAGIVLGNYKLIGHWRRIDIMDEVLTAIEREVEFNESLAAIATVFIFILLGASLNLSLFGKNLVGGILVAFFIMVVARPLAAVFLLKWWSPKEYLFISLEGPRGIVPSALAALPLSLATRYPNATLTVYWGDVILAVTVLTVLVSVIMETLWLPLLRSKLLKGETLEDRIRRYEEVKDNIKTP, encoded by the coding sequence ATGACGCCCATAGAGACCCTGACTAGGATACTAGTCGCGGTGGTTGGCATTGGCATAGCTTCAATGCTCATTGGCAGGAAGTTTAAAGTCTCTTACGTGCCCCTCTTCATCGTGTTCGGGATAATATTCGGGCCGGTGGCTCTTGTAATCCCAAGAGAAACTGCACACGAGCTCTTTGACTATGTAAGGGTCTTTGGCCTTGTGATGATACTCTTCACCGAGGGCCACAACCTGAGCATAAAGCTCCTGAAACGGAACTTCTCGACTATAATCACTCTGGATACCCTTGGGCTTGTATTAACCGCTCTCCTCTCTGCGTGGTTTTTTTCCTGGATATTTCATGCCCCGTTCCTTGTGGGGCTCCTCTTCGGTGCCATAATAAGCGCTACGGACCCGGCGACTTTAATCCCTCTATTCAGGCAGCACAGGGTAAGGCAGGATATTGAAACGACGATAGTGACTGAATCCATCTTCAATGATCCCCTCGGCATCGTTCTTACTGCCGTGGCGATTTCAATGATAGTGCCGGAGGCCAGTGGCGGCCTTTTTGCGGCCCTGAGTTCCCAAGTTGGTGTTTATGGTGGGGCCGTTGTGTACTTCTTCTACGAGGTTCTGATCTCGGTGCTGGTTGGAATTGCTATCGGACTGTTTGGGTACTGGTTTATAAAAAGGGCGGAGATTTTTGAGTTTCCAGAGATAGAACTGTTCTCACTTCTTCTGGCGTTCACGAGTTTCTTCTTGGGGGAGCAGCTTCAGGCTTCTGGTTATCTCGCGGCGACGGTGGCCGGGATAGTCCTCGGAAACTACAAACTGATCGGGCATTGGAGGCGGATAGACATCATGGACGAGGTTTTGACAGCCATTGAACGGGAGGTTGAATTCAACGAGAGCCTTGCGGCCATAGCGACGGTTTTCATATTCATCCTCCTCGGGGCGAGCCTCAACCTCTCTCTCTTCGGTAAGAACCTAGTTGGTGGCATTCTGGTGGCGTTTTTCATAATGGTCGTAGCCCGTCCACTGGCGGCGGTGTTCCTACTAAAATGGTGGAGTCCCAAGGAGTACCTTTTCATATCACTTGAAGGTCCAAGGGGGATAGTTCCCTCAGCCCTTGCCGCACTGCCCCTCTCCCTTGCCACAAGGTACCCCAATGCAACGTTGACCGTGTACTGGGGTGATGTGATACTGGCCGTTACCGTTCTGACGGTGCTGGTATCCGTGATAATGGAGACGCTCTGGCTTCCTTTGCTCCGTTCAAAGCTCCTCAAGGGCGAAACGCTGGAGGACAGGATACGAAGGTACGAGGAGGTGAAGGACAATATAAAAACCCCCTGA
- a CDS encoding ArsB/NhaD family transporter — protein sequence MISTGEIIALSVFSGVYALIMSEKIHRTVAAMVGASVIMVLNIVPWDKIPKYLDLGTILLLAGMMTVVNIAKDSGLFEYIAIKTAKLSKGDPMKVLLLFSVITALVSAFLDNVTTVLLLTPMLIYITRQMDVNPVPFLLAEVFASNIGGTATLIGDPPNIMIGSAAGLSFNDFILNMAPIAFLDLFVTVGIIYLAYRSAMNAHSNRSEVITLSIMSLNEEDAIKDRMLFRKSIVMIAAIIVAFFFHDKLGLQPAVIALTGASILLLWSGASPEYALEKVEWATLFFFGGLFIIVGSLVETGAIDQLADWMLGYVHTEGQAILLISWFSAFSSAIVDNIPFTATMIPLIKAMGNSMSTYPLWWALSLGACLGGNGTAIGASANVVVVGMAYREGIKITFGDFLKVGMVIMVATVGLGSALIWLRYVGL from the coding sequence ATGATATCAACTGGAGAGATCATCGCCCTTTCGGTGTTCAGTGGGGTTTACGCCCTGATTATGAGCGAGAAGATACACAGAACCGTTGCAGCAATGGTGGGTGCCTCAGTGATCATGGTTCTAAACATCGTACCGTGGGATAAGATCCCAAAGTACCTGGATCTGGGTACGATACTCCTGCTGGCGGGTATGATGACTGTGGTAAACATAGCAAAGGACAGCGGGCTCTTCGAGTACATCGCTATCAAGACCGCAAAACTCTCAAAGGGAGACCCCATGAAAGTTCTCCTTCTGTTCTCAGTTATCACAGCGCTGGTGAGTGCATTTTTGGACAACGTTACCACCGTCCTCCTTTTGACCCCAATGCTAATCTACATAACCCGACAGATGGACGTCAATCCGGTTCCGTTCCTGCTCGCGGAGGTCTTCGCCTCGAACATCGGTGGAACCGCGACGCTCATCGGGGACCCACCAAACATCATGATAGGGTCTGCCGCTGGGCTGAGTTTCAACGATTTTATCCTCAACATGGCACCCATAGCGTTCCTAGACCTCTTCGTGACGGTGGGGATAATCTACCTGGCCTACAGAAGCGCTATGAACGCCCACAGCAACAGATCGGAGGTGATAACACTCAGCATCATGTCCCTCAACGAAGAGGACGCTATCAAAGACAGGATGCTTTTCAGGAAATCGATTGTCATGATAGCGGCCATAATAGTGGCGTTCTTCTTCCATGACAAACTGGGGCTCCAGCCTGCGGTAATAGCGCTGACAGGAGCATCCATACTCCTGCTGTGGAGTGGGGCATCGCCGGAGTACGCCCTGGAAAAGGTTGAATGGGCAACGCTGTTCTTCTTTGGGGGGCTGTTCATAATAGTGGGTTCACTCGTCGAGACCGGGGCGATAGACCAGCTGGCGGACTGGATGCTGGGGTACGTGCACACGGAGGGACAGGCAATCCTCCTGATCTCATGGTTTTCCGCGTTCTCCAGCGCTATAGTTGACAACATACCCTTCACCGCCACCATGATACCCCTTATCAAGGCCATGGGAAACAGCATGAGCACCTACCCCCTATGGTGGGCCCTCTCACTGGGAGCATGCTTGGGCGGAAACGGAACTGCTATAGGTGCAAGTGCCAACGTGGTTGTGGTTGGTATGGCGTACAGGGAGGGGATAAAGATAACCTTTGGGGACTTTCTGAAGGTAGGAATGGTCATAATGGTGGCCACTGTTGGCTTGGGGAGTGCACTTATATGGTTGAGGTACGTTGGTCTCTGA
- the speB gene encoding agmatinase encodes MDFLYTYETLKLEFPLTEPENARFVLIGVPFDGTTSYKAGARFGPTLIRQATLNLESYILDYDIDVADLPLADIGDVAVVAGDPRRTANRVRETVEDILKSNPNALPVLLGGEHSQTLGAVEALKPASYVVFDAHLDLRDHYEDNHYNHACVARRISELGIREAMFGIRSGTREEVQYAEDHGIKWVHARDYSLDAFIELVEALPEPIYLSIDIDAFDVSMVPSTGTPEAGGLGFWDVVAAIEWLAHSKRIAGFDIMEVGGTELGDPTALTAAKLLFYFIGVTGGRR; translated from the coding sequence ATGGACTTCTTGTACACTTACGAGACGCTCAAACTGGAGTTTCCCTTAACTGAACCGGAAAACGCAAGGTTCGTCCTCATTGGAGTTCCCTTTGACGGCACCACCTCGTACAAGGCGGGAGCACGATTCGGGCCAACACTGATACGGCAGGCAACACTGAACCTCGAGAGTTATATTCTAGATTATGATATAGATGTTGCGGACCTGCCACTCGCCGACATCGGGGACGTAGCGGTCGTAGCCGGTGACCCCAGGAGAACGGCGAATAGGGTTAGAGAGACCGTTGAAGATATCCTAAAGAGCAACCCCAACGCACTCCCTGTGCTTCTTGGTGGAGAACACTCCCAAACCCTCGGTGCGGTTGAAGCGCTCAAGCCTGCAAGCTACGTTGTCTTTGATGCCCACCTAGACCTGCGCGACCATTACGAGGACAATCACTACAACCACGCCTGCGTGGCGAGGAGGATAAGCGAGCTCGGAATCAGGGAGGCGATGTTCGGAATCAGAAGCGGCACCAGAGAGGAGGTCCAGTACGCGGAGGATCATGGGATAAAATGGGTTCATGCGAGGGATTACAGCCTGGATGCATTTATAGAGCTCGTGGAGGCCCTTCCGGAACCTATATACCTCTCCATAGACATAGATGCCTTCGATGTCTCAATGGTTCCGAGTACCGGAACACCCGAGGCCGGCGGATTGGGCTTCTGGGACGTTGTGGCGGCAATAGAGTGGCTCGCACACAGCAAGCGTATAGCAGGTTTCGATATAATGGAGGTAGGTGGGACTGAGCTGGGAGACCCCACTGCGCTAACAGCCGCAAAATTGCTCTTCTATTTTATAGGGGTGACAGGAGGCAGGAGGTGA